The Amycolatopsis coloradensis sequence TTCGAACTCGCTCAGCAGGATTCGACCCAGGTCACCGACCTGCGCAAACGTCTCGACCTCGACGCCGGATACGCGAGCAGGCTGCTCGCGAGACTCGAAGGGCGCGGTCTCCTCACCCGCGAACGCAGTGACGAGGACGCCCGCCGTCAGATCGTCCGGCTGACCGAGGACGGTCGCAAGGCCTTCGCCGTCCTCGACCAACGGTCGGTGGGCAGGATCGGCTCGCTGCTCGGCAAGTTCGGTGAAGACGAGCAGGAGCGGTTGCTCGGCGCCATGGACACGATCACCTCGCTGGTCGGCGAGCGCGCCTCGAATCCCACGCTGGTCCTGCGCCCGCCCCGTCCGGGCGACTTCGGCTGGGTCGTCCATCGCCACGGTGCCCTCTACTCCCGCGAGTACGGCTGGGACGAACGCTTCGAAGCACTCGTCGCCCGTGTCGTCGCCGAGTACGTCGACCGGCGCGGAGACCCGCGCCAA is a genomic window containing:
- a CDS encoding helix-turn-helix domain-containing GNAT family N-acetyltransferase → MNRSADRVATVRAFNRLYTGVIGVLDEGPADAEYSLSEARVIFELAQQDSTQVTDLRKRLDLDAGYASRLLARLEGRGLLTRERSDEDARRQIVRLTEDGRKAFAVLDQRSVGRIGSLLGKFGEDEQERLLGAMDTITSLVGERASNPTLVLRPPRPGDFGWVVHRHGALYSREYGWDERFEALVARVVAEYVDRRGDPRQAGWIAELDGERVGSIFCMPAEDGTTAKLRMLLLEPAARGRGVGKRLVAECVEFARASGYTAMELWTVSLLDAARAIYRKAGFQLVSEETITGFGYELTGQTWRLEL